One window of the Nitrospirota bacterium genome contains the following:
- a CDS encoding RtcB family protein, with product MDIKSLNRITDYIWEMPAEGDMRVPGRIFASDALVEELDDNVVKQIRNVACLPGIQKASIAMPDAHWGYGFPIGGVGAFDPLEGGIISMGGIGFDISCGVRTMRTGMMREDVEPYLERLCDRLFAVVPAGLGSEGKIRLNEQQINDVLMGGARWAVSRGYGRKDDLKYIEEGGVMDGADPSNVSPTAKQRQFREVGTLGSGNHYLEIQYVAEIYDEHIAAVFGLYKDDVVVSVHCGSRALGHQIGTDYLRTLAEASRKYNIAISERELVCAPIDSPEGRKYFSAVCAGINCALANRQVISHLVREAFSDVIPRAEISLLYDVSHNTCKIEEHIVGNKTKRLFIHRKGSTRALGPGRKEIPEEYRSVGQPVLIGGTMGTCSYILAGTETGMQHAFGSACHGAGRALSRTQAKKKWRGDALLRDLAGKGIIVRAHSYSGAAEEAPGAYKDVTAVVEATHMAGLAKKVAMVRPMACIKG from the coding sequence ATGGATATTAAATCATTGAACAGAATAACTGATTATATCTGGGAGATGCCTGCTGAAGGAGATATGCGTGTTCCCGGAAGGATATTTGCCAGCGATGCCCTTGTAGAGGAGCTTGATGACAATGTTGTAAAACAAATCAGGAATGTGGCCTGTCTTCCGGGAATACAGAAGGCATCTATAGCAATGCCTGATGCCCACTGGGGATATGGCTTTCCCATTGGCGGAGTGGGTGCATTTGACCCGCTGGAGGGTGGTATAATCTCGATGGGGGGTATTGGATTTGATATCTCCTGCGGTGTAAGGACCATGCGCACGGGAATGATGCGTGAGGATGTCGAGCCCTACCTGGAAAGGCTATGCGACAGGTTATTTGCAGTGGTACCTGCCGGCCTCGGGTCTGAGGGTAAGATCAGGCTGAATGAACAGCAGATAAATGATGTACTCATGGGCGGGGCCCGGTGGGCTGTCTCCAGGGGATATGGCCGGAAAGACGATCTGAAGTACATTGAGGAAGGTGGTGTAATGGATGGCGCTGACCCGTCCAATGTCTCTCCTACAGCAAAACAGAGACAGTTCAGGGAGGTGGGGACACTCGGCTCAGGCAATCATTATCTGGAAATTCAGTATGTTGCAGAGATATACGACGAGCATATTGCCGCCGTGTTTGGATTGTATAAGGATGACGTTGTTGTATCCGTGCACTGCGGTTCAAGGGCCCTTGGCCACCAGATCGGCACCGACTATCTCAGGACACTTGCGGAGGCGTCACGAAAATATAACATAGCTATCAGCGAGAGGGAACTGGTCTGTGCACCTATTGATTCTCCTGAAGGGCGCAAATACTTTTCTGCAGTATGTGCAGGCATTAACTGTGCCCTTGCTAACAGACAGGTTATTTCTCACCTTGTCCGTGAGGCATTCTCAGATGTTATACCCAGGGCTGAGATTTCTTTACTCTATGATGTAAGCCACAATACATGTAAGATTGAAGAGCACATCGTTGGCAATAAGACCAAACGCCTCTTTATACATAGAAAGGGCTCAACAAGGGCATTAGGCCCGGGCAGAAAAGAGATCCCTGAGGAATACAGGTCAGTTGGACAGCCTGTGCTGATAGGGGGTACCATGGGGACATGCTCTTATATACTGGCCGGTACAGAGACAGGGATGCAGCATGCATTTGGTTCAGCCTGTCATGGGGCTGGAAGGGCGCTCAGCCGGACACAGGCAAAGAAAAAATGGAGGGGAGATGCCCTTCTGAGAGACCTGGCAGGCAAGGGGATAATAGTAAGGGCGCACTCCTATTCCGGCGCTGCAGAAGAGGCCCCCGGGGCCTATAAAGACGTTACTGCAGTCGTTGAAGCCACTCACATGGCTGGTCTTGCAAAGAAGGTGGCAATGGTCAGGCCGATGGCCTGCATTAAAGGATAA
- the gspN gene encoding type II secretion system protein GspN — protein sequence MKIVNSTGLFFRKNVKAIIGYTLFCLAAFVLFFIILFPREAIKKRIIYEIELGTATEIKTSGDKWLFPVGLKFTGMELRNRGAADKPLIARIDNIGIDIPLGSVTSFSPISNVSAALYGGTVKGTMTLRSNNRLIKANWANIDLSRVDRLKSVPATIAGKISGDMVLRLAANQPEGQVRILIRDGKFGNLKVMGFTLPEIPIEELNGTVDIKDNALSLKDIRFKNSDIKGSITGNIKLASGSENGNLDLAVRFSVGEKMKAQYQGILSFISQTRDREGYYTIRIKGDPGKPTVGI from the coding sequence TTGAAAATAGTGAATAGTACAGGGCTGTTTTTTAGAAAAAACGTCAAGGCAATTATCGGTTATACCCTCTTTTGCCTGGCAGCATTTGTACTCTTCTTCATCATACTATTCCCAAGGGAAGCAATCAAAAAACGTATCATCTATGAAATCGAACTGGGCACAGCTACAGAGATAAAGACATCGGGTGACAAATGGCTCTTTCCTGTAGGCCTTAAGTTCACAGGAATGGAACTGAGGAACAGGGGGGCTGCAGATAAACCACTCATCGCACGTATTGACAATATCGGGATAGATATACCATTAGGGAGTGTTACGTCTTTCAGCCCTATATCCAACGTCTCTGCTGCCCTGTATGGCGGGACTGTCAAGGGGACCATGACCTTGCGGAGCAACAACAGGTTAATTAAGGCCAACTGGGCAAATATTGATTTGTCCCGTGTGGATAGACTTAAATCAGTTCCTGCGACAATTGCAGGAAAGATCAGCGGTGACATGGTACTCAGACTGGCAGCAAACCAGCCGGAGGGACAGGTAAGGATCCTGATAAGGGACGGAAAGTTCGGCAATCTCAAGGTTATGGGGTTTACCCTTCCTGAAATTCCTATTGAAGAATTGAACGGGACTGTTGATATCAAAGACAATGCCCTTTCTCTGAAAGATATCCGTTTCAAGAACAGCGACATCAAAGGATCAATAACAGGTAACATTAAACTTGCCTCAGGCAGTGAAAATGGTAATCTTGACCTTGCTGTACGCTTCTCAGTCGGTGAGAAAATGAAGGCGCAATATCAGGGCATCCTCTCTTTTATCTCCCAGACCAGGGACCGTGAAGGATACTATACCATACGTATAAAAGGAGACCCCGGGAAGCCCACCGTCGGGATTTAG